In the Colwellia sp. 20A7 genome, one interval contains:
- a CDS encoding DNA-J related domain-containing protein produces MTNPLIIPILEYLKKQHSACSLIDLVNLCKDDLISLIGKEEDPQVILFQKNFFVMNALYQIQRDIQTEGFLLTIFPLEICLIAKNAANEHSLTTRDTDLAHYYLAWSNLKNITADDVNALFASFWQKYRAVDKVDAALATLGLEKGVNWLDIRQSYKSKVTMSHPDKGGCPEDFIEIRKAYEILSVSYRS; encoded by the coding sequence ATGACCAATCCTTTGATTATTCCTATTTTGGAGTATTTAAAAAAACAACATAGCGCATGCTCATTAATTGATTTAGTTAACCTTTGTAAAGATGATCTTATTTCCCTTATTGGTAAAGAAGAAGACCCTCAAGTTATTCTTTTTCAGAAGAATTTTTTTGTTATGAATGCCTTATATCAAATTCAACGTGATATTCAAACGGAAGGTTTCTTACTCACTATTTTTCCATTAGAAATTTGTCTTATTGCTAAGAACGCAGCAAATGAACATAGCTTAACCACACGTGATACTGATTTAGCTCACTATTATCTAGCTTGGTCTAATTTGAAGAACATTACTGCTGACGACGTTAACGCACTCTTTGCAAGCTTTTGGCAAAAGTATCGCGCGGTGGATAAAGTTGATGCGGCGTTGGCTACATTAGGTCTAGAGAAAGGTGTAAATTGGCTGGATATTCGTCAGTCATATAAAAGTAAAGTCACTATGAGCCACCCAGATAAAGGGGGCTGCCCAGAAGATTTTATTGAAATTCGTAAAGCTTATGAAATATTAAGCGTTAGTTATCGAAGTTAA
- a CDS encoding PEP-CTERM sorting domain-containing protein, with protein sequence MNINFFKATVVTLALAVSSFANSSLITHEFNDGDSLAAWSVDRTAPDGFEIINNELVMSLTGPVHPTNTFYDTHGMNLDVGQSNYVSIDVFIDKAWINTERYGGVWAESFNAADVTTGWPIVEFSGISGVQAWDNGGWQAFTTNFITGEFNNFKLQVTSNGVEYSLNDTVFYTDTVVDTQYFGKVFLNAKYEGNDFSVRYDNLVYGTVNVPEPSTFAIFALGILGLASRKFNK encoded by the coding sequence ATGAATATAAACTTTTTTAAAGCAACTGTTGTTACCTTAGCATTAGCTGTAAGTAGTTTTGCTAATTCATCTTTAATTACGCATGAATTTAACGATGGAGACTCTTTAGCTGCTTGGTCTGTAGATCGTACAGCGCCTGACGGATTTGAAATTATAAATAATGAACTTGTTATGTCGTTAACAGGGCCAGTTCACCCTACAAATACTTTTTATGATACGCACGGAATGAATCTTGATGTTGGTCAATCAAACTATGTATCTATTGATGTTTTCATTGATAAGGCTTGGATCAACACTGAGCGATATGGTGGTGTGTGGGCTGAATCTTTTAACGCAGCTGATGTCACTACAGGTTGGCCTATTGTTGAATTTAGCGGGATAAGCGGAGTACAAGCTTGGGATAATGGTGGTTGGCAAGCATTTACAACTAACTTTATTACTGGCGAATTTAATAACTTTAAACTTCAAGTAACTTCTAATGGTGTAGAGTACTCATTAAACGATACTGTTTTTTATACTGATACTGTTGTAGATACACAATATTTTGGCAAAGTATTTTTGAATGCTAAATATGAAGGAAATGATTTTTCAGTAAGATATGACAACTTAGTTTATGGGACTGTTAACGTTCCAGAGCCTTCAACCTTTGCTATTTTCGCATTAGGTATCTTGGGTTTAGCGTCACGTAAATTTAACAAGTAA